In one Ornithinimicrobium pratense genomic region, the following are encoded:
- a CDS encoding PadR family transcriptional regulator: protein MNSRHHGPGSFGGFGFDPDQIFGPNGLLNQVFGSQGGGGWGGSPWGPRPPRPPHPGSHQGPRSGRRARRGDVRNAILHLLQREPMNGYQLMQEIAQSSGGAWQPSSGAIYPALSLLEDEGLVEQHDVDGRKAYQLTDAGRHAAGELPRQAWMGTGGAEPDDPWAREEREQPDAWSGGGGRGRDHDRHGGGRRERGAQLWKALGSVAMATQAVGQAGDHQLSREAAGLLDRTRRDLYRLLADAEVARGEEERDDLGDLEDDIDGEITDAEIVDED from the coding sequence ATGAACTCACGACACCACGGACCCGGCAGTTTCGGCGGCTTCGGCTTCGACCCCGACCAGATCTTCGGCCCCAACGGCCTGCTCAACCAGGTGTTTGGCAGCCAGGGCGGCGGTGGCTGGGGCGGCAGCCCTTGGGGGCCGCGCCCTCCCCGCCCCCCGCACCCCGGCTCACACCAGGGCCCACGCTCGGGCCGGCGGGCCCGCCGCGGCGACGTGCGCAACGCGATCCTGCACCTGCTGCAACGCGAGCCGATGAACGGCTACCAGCTCATGCAGGAGATCGCGCAGAGCTCCGGCGGCGCCTGGCAGCCCAGCTCCGGGGCGATCTACCCGGCGTTGAGCCTGCTCGAGGACGAGGGCTTGGTCGAGCAGCACGACGTGGACGGCCGCAAGGCCTACCAGCTCACCGACGCCGGGCGTCACGCCGCCGGGGAGCTGCCCCGGCAGGCCTGGATGGGCACCGGCGGAGCCGAGCCGGACGACCCCTGGGCGCGGGAGGAGCGAGAGCAGCCGGACGCCTGGTCCGGCGGCGGGGGTCGAGGGCGCGACCACGACCGCCACGGTGGCGGACGCCGCGAGCGCGGCGCGCAGCTGTGGAAGGCGCTGGGCAGCGTGGCGATGGCCACTCAGGCCGTCGGCCAGGCGGGCGACCACCAACTCTCCCGCGAGGCGGCCGGCCTGCTCGACCGCACCCGCCGCGATCTGTACCGGTTGCTCGCCGACGCTGAGGTTGCCCGGGGCGAGGAGGAGCGGGATGACCTAGGCGACCTCGAGGACGACATTGACGGCGAGATCACCGACGCCGAGATCGTGGACGAGGACTGA
- a CDS encoding Fur family transcriptional regulator has protein sequence MAPRDLTSALRGASLRVTRPRLAVLGAVHDHPHADTDTVIRLVRAELGAVSHQAVYDVLRALTDAGLLRRIQPAGATARYEARVGDNHHHAVCRSCGAIADVDCAVGHTPCLTVSEGHGFVVDEAEVVYWGTCPECATAPDPTMIDAAGRTL, from the coding sequence ATGGCGCCCCGAGACCTCACCTCCGCGCTGCGGGGCGCCTCCCTTCGAGTGACGCGCCCGCGGCTGGCCGTGCTGGGCGCCGTCCACGACCACCCCCATGCCGACACCGACACCGTCATCCGCCTGGTGCGCGCCGAGCTCGGGGCGGTCTCCCACCAGGCCGTCTACGACGTGCTCCGGGCCCTGACCGACGCCGGCCTCCTGCGGCGCATCCAGCCCGCCGGCGCGACCGCCCGCTACGAGGCACGCGTGGGCGACAACCACCACCACGCCGTTTGCCGGTCGTGCGGCGCGATCGCCGACGTCGACTGCGCGGTCGGCCACACCCCTTGTCTCACCGTCTCCGAGGGCCACGGCTTCGTGGTCGACGAGGCGGAGGTCGTCTACTGGGGCACCTGCCCCGAGTGTGCAACCGCCCCCGACCCCACGATGATCGACGCAGCCGGAAGGACGCTATGA
- the ilvN gene encoding acetolactate synthase small subunit: protein MTLLHDYRTDPGEVPTPATAYRPSSPRSSHRATAPKGTTMNSTANPTRSRHALSVLVENNPGVLARVSVLFARRNFNIDHLVVGPTEDNKVSRMTVVVNVSTEQLHRVTSQLDKLVEVIHIEELAEADAIRAQLWEINDHGPRPVGAMAAAAF from the coding sequence ATGACCCTCCTGCACGACTACCGCACCGACCCCGGTGAGGTCCCTACCCCCGCCACCGCATACCGACCCTCATCCCCACGCTCCAGCCACCGCGCGACCGCACCGAAAGGCACCACCATGAACTCCACCGCCAATCCCACCCGCAGCCGGCACGCCCTGTCCGTCCTGGTCGAGAACAACCCCGGGGTCCTGGCCCGCGTCTCGGTCCTGTTCGCCCGCCGAAACTTCAACATCGACCACCTGGTCGTCGGTCCGACCGAGGACAACAAGGTCTCCCGGATGACCGTCGTCGTCAACGTCAGCACCGAGCAGCTGCACCGGGTCACCAGCCAGCTGGACAAGCTGGTCGAGGTCATCCACATCGAGGAGCTGGCCGAGGCCGACGCCATCCGCGCCCAGCTGTGGGAGATCAACGACCACGGCCCCCGCCCCGTCGGCGCCATGGCCGCCGCTGCCTTCTAG
- the ilvC gene encoding ketol-acid reductoisomerase — protein MATMYYEDDADLSLIQSKKVAVLGYGSQGHAHALSLRDSGVDVRVGLAEGSSSRAKAEGEGLRVATPARACEEAEVIMVLVPDHVQRHLYAEAIEPHLTAGKALFFSHGFNIRFGYIKPPEDVDVCMVAPKGPGHLVRREYVDGRGVPVLVAVEQDASGQAKELALSYAAAIGGLRAGGIETTFTEETETDLFGEQAVLCGGVSELVMKGFEVMTEAGYQPEIAYFEVLHELKLIVDLMYEGGIAKQRWSVSDTAEYGDYVSGPRVVDDRVKENMQAVLEDVRNGAFAQRFIDDQDSGAPEFKRLRAQGAQHPIEAVGKDLRGMMAWVKSHADSDYVEGSAARG, from the coding sequence ATGGCCACCATGTACTACGAGGACGACGCCGACCTGTCCCTGATCCAGAGCAAGAAGGTGGCCGTCCTCGGCTACGGCAGCCAGGGGCACGCCCACGCCCTGTCGCTGCGCGACTCGGGCGTCGACGTGCGCGTCGGGCTCGCCGAGGGCAGCAGCAGCCGGGCCAAGGCCGAGGGCGAGGGCCTGCGCGTGGCCACTCCGGCGCGGGCGTGCGAGGAGGCGGAGGTGATCATGGTCCTGGTGCCGGACCACGTCCAGCGTCACCTCTACGCCGAGGCGATCGAGCCGCACCTGACCGCGGGCAAGGCGCTCTTCTTCAGCCACGGTTTCAACATCCGGTTCGGCTACATCAAGCCCCCGGAGGATGTCGACGTGTGCATGGTCGCGCCCAAGGGCCCGGGGCACCTGGTGCGCCGAGAGTATGTGGACGGGCGCGGCGTGCCGGTCCTCGTCGCCGTCGAGCAGGACGCCAGCGGCCAGGCCAAGGAGCTGGCGCTGTCCTACGCCGCCGCGATCGGCGGGCTACGCGCAGGCGGCATCGAGACCACCTTCACCGAGGAGACCGAGACCGACCTCTTCGGCGAGCAGGCGGTGCTCTGCGGCGGGGTGTCCGAGCTGGTGATGAAGGGCTTCGAGGTGATGACCGAGGCGGGTTACCAGCCCGAGATCGCCTACTTCGAGGTCCTGCACGAGCTCAAGCTCATCGTGGACCTGATGTACGAGGGCGGCATCGCCAAGCAGCGCTGGTCGGTCTCGGACACCGCGGAGTACGGCGACTACGTCTCCGGCCCGCGGGTGGTGGACGACCGCGTGAAGGAGAACATGCAGGCGGTCCTGGAGGACGTGCGCAACGGTGCCTTCGCCCAGCGGTTCATCGACGACCAGGACTCGGGAGCCCCTGAGTTCAAGCGGCTACGCGCCCAGGGTGCCCAGCACCCGATCGAGGCGGTCGGCAAGGACCTGCGCGGGATGATGGCCTGGGTCAAGAGCCACGCGGACAGCGACTACGTCGAGGGGTCCGCGGCCCGTGGCTGA
- a CDS encoding acetolactate synthase large subunit, protein MTTTTQQPAPARPGGPTPVAAPAASAAPATTSPCRTGAQALVETLQRVGVEHIFGLPGGAVLPLYDALYQAEGIRHILVRHEQGAGHAAQGYAAATGRVGVAMATSGPGATNLVTPLADANMDSVPMVAITGNVASTAMGSDAFQEADIRSISMPVTKHSFLVTRPDEIAATVASAFHLAASGRPGPVLVDVAKDALTALADDTLRELPMPGLRAAVQAAPEAVRDAVELMLTARRPVLYVGGGCLRANAAAQVRQLAELTGIPVVTTLMARGVFPDSHPQHMGMPGMHGSVSGVTTLQKSDLIISLGARFDDRVTGAKHTFAPHAQIIHADIDPAEIGKNFPTAVGLLGDARETITALVTEWTRRTAAGAAPDYEAWVQRCMDWKARYPLGYDAPTDGAMAPEYVIERIGALAGPDTVFAAGVGQHQMWASQFIGYEEPRRWLNSGGLGTMGYAVPAAMGAKVGRPEATVWAIDGDGCFQMTNQELATCSVEGIPIKVAIINNAALGMVRQWQSLFYAKRYSASQLPSMQVPDFTMLAQAYGCVGLRCERPEDVDRTIETAMAVDDQPVVVDFRVSQDAMVWPMVAAGTSNDDIQYARDARPDFGEDE, encoded by the coding sequence ATGACCACCACCACCCAGCAGCCGGCGCCGGCTCGTCCCGGCGGTCCGACGCCGGTCGCCGCGCCTGCTGCGAGCGCTGCTCCAGCCACCACCTCGCCCTGCAGGACCGGGGCTCAGGCCCTGGTCGAGACCCTCCAGCGGGTGGGCGTAGAGCACATCTTCGGGCTCCCGGGTGGCGCCGTCCTGCCCCTCTACGACGCGCTCTACCAGGCCGAGGGCATCCGGCACATCCTGGTCCGGCACGAGCAGGGGGCCGGCCACGCCGCCCAGGGGTACGCCGCCGCAACCGGCCGGGTGGGCGTGGCCATGGCCACCTCGGGCCCGGGCGCCACCAACCTGGTCACCCCGCTAGCCGACGCCAACATGGACTCCGTGCCGATGGTCGCCATCACCGGCAACGTGGCCAGCACGGCGATGGGCTCAGACGCCTTCCAGGAGGCGGACATCCGCTCGATCTCCATGCCGGTGACCAAGCACTCATTCCTGGTCACCCGGCCCGACGAGATCGCCGCCACCGTGGCCTCAGCCTTTCACCTGGCCGCCAGCGGTCGCCCCGGCCCGGTCCTGGTCGACGTCGCCAAGGACGCGCTGACCGCCCTCGCTGACGACACCCTGCGCGAGCTGCCGATGCCGGGCCTGCGGGCCGCGGTGCAGGCGGCGCCCGAGGCGGTCCGCGACGCGGTCGAGCTGATGCTCACCGCCCGCCGGCCGGTCCTCTACGTCGGCGGAGGCTGCCTGCGGGCCAACGCCGCCGCACAGGTGCGCCAGCTGGCCGAGCTGACCGGGATCCCCGTCGTCACGACGCTCATGGCCCGCGGCGTCTTCCCCGACAGCCACCCGCAGCACATGGGCATGCCCGGCATGCACGGTTCGGTCTCCGGGGTGACCACCTTGCAGAAGTCGGACCTGATCATCAGCCTGGGTGCCCGCTTCGACGACCGGGTCACCGGCGCCAAGCACACCTTCGCCCCGCACGCGCAGATCATCCACGCCGACATCGACCCGGCCGAGATCGGCAAGAACTTCCCCACCGCCGTCGGCCTGCTCGGTGATGCTCGGGAGACGATCACCGCCCTGGTCACTGAGTGGACGCGGCGCACTGCGGCCGGTGCGGCACCCGACTACGAGGCGTGGGTCCAGCGCTGCATGGACTGGAAGGCCCGCTACCCCCTGGGCTACGACGCACCCACCGACGGCGCGATGGCGCCGGAGTACGTCATCGAGCGGATCGGGGCGCTCGCCGGCCCCGACACCGTGTTCGCCGCCGGCGTCGGCCAGCACCAGATGTGGGCCAGCCAGTTCATCGGCTACGAGGAGCCCCGGCGCTGGCTCAACTCCGGTGGCCTGGGGACCATGGGGTATGCCGTGCCCGCCGCCATGGGCGCCAAGGTCGGACGACCCGAGGCCACCGTCTGGGCGATCGACGGCGACGGCTGCTTCCAGATGACCAACCAGGAGCTGGCCACGTGCTCCGTCGAGGGCATCCCGATCAAGGTGGCGATCATCAACAACGCCGCCCTGGGGATGGTCCGGCAGTGGCAGTCGCTGTTCTACGCCAAGCGCTACTCCGCCTCCCAGCTGCCCTCCATGCAGGTGCCCGACTTCACCATGCTGGCCCAGGCCTACGGCTGCGTCGGCCTGCGCTGCGAGCGGCCTGAGGACGTCGACCGCACGATCGAGACGGCGATGGCCGTCGACGACCAGCCCGTCGTCGTGGACTTCCGGGTCAGTCAGGACGCCATGGTCTGGCCGATGGTCGCCGCCGGCACCAGCAACGACGACATCCAGTACGCCCGCGACGCCCGGCCCGACTTCGGGGAGGACGAATGA
- the katG gene encoding catalase/peroxidase HPI gives MTDTQNTDPVSPQGVDRKAEAGCPVMHDSATAQGGSESENPAIPSPEPQTGGRPHSLQDWWPNMLDLSVLHAHSPAGNPLGEDFDYREHFATLDVEALKADLAEVMRTSQDWWPADFGHYGGLFIRMSWHAAGTYRIYDGRGGAGDGGQRFAPLNSWPDNANLDKARRLLWPVKKKYGQQVSWADLLVLAGNVALEDMGFETFGFGFGREDVWEPEEIFWGPEDTWLGDARYTGERELDETLGAVQMGLIYVNPEGPNGNPDPLASARDIRTTFARMAMNDEETVALIAGGHTFGKTHGAGDAAHVGPEPEAAPVEAQGLGWLSSYGSGKNGDTITSGLEVTWTYHPTRWDNEFFHILFAYEWELMESPAGAHQWRPKNGAGSDMVPDAHDRTKRREPRMLTSDLALRADPAYEKISRRFHENPEEFRLAFAKAWYKLLHRDMGPVSRFLGPWVPEPQLWQDPVPAVEGELVGEADLETLKGKILDSGLSVSELVSTAWASAASFRTTDKRGGANGARVRLEPQRNWEVNQPDQLSRVLETLEGIQQEFNAAGGATISMADLIVLAGSTAVEQAAREAGVDVTVPFSPGRGDASQEQTDVESFRVLEPRADGFRNYVRPGAPLRPEQLLVDRAYMLDLSAPEMTVLIGGLRALGNNVGGSQHGVLTERPGVLSNDFFVNLLTPGMEWKATGDHVYEIRDAASGEVRWTATAVDLVFGSNSQLRALAEVYASDDAQEKFVQDFVAAWTKVMELDRFDLV, from the coding sequence ATGACCGACACCCAGAACACCGATCCCGTCAGCCCCCAAGGGGTGGACCGCAAGGCCGAGGCCGGATGCCCGGTGATGCACGACTCGGCCACCGCCCAGGGCGGCAGCGAGAGCGAGAACCCGGCCATCCCCTCGCCCGAGCCCCAGACGGGCGGGCGGCCGCACAGCCTGCAGGACTGGTGGCCGAACATGCTCGACCTGTCCGTGCTGCATGCGCACTCCCCCGCGGGGAACCCGCTCGGTGAGGACTTCGACTACCGGGAGCACTTCGCCACGCTGGATGTCGAGGCGCTCAAGGCCGACCTCGCCGAGGTCATGCGCACCTCCCAGGACTGGTGGCCGGCGGACTTCGGACACTACGGCGGCCTGTTCATCCGGATGAGCTGGCACGCCGCCGGCACCTACCGCATCTACGACGGCCGTGGCGGCGCGGGCGACGGCGGGCAACGCTTCGCCCCGCTCAACAGCTGGCCCGACAACGCCAACCTGGACAAGGCCCGGCGTCTGCTGTGGCCGGTGAAGAAGAAGTACGGCCAGCAGGTCTCCTGGGCCGACCTGCTCGTGCTCGCCGGCAACGTCGCCCTGGAGGACATGGGCTTTGAGACCTTCGGCTTCGGCTTCGGCCGGGAGGACGTCTGGGAGCCCGAGGAGATCTTCTGGGGCCCGGAGGACACCTGGCTCGGCGACGCGCGCTACACCGGCGAGCGCGAGCTCGACGAGACCCTCGGCGCGGTCCAGATGGGCTTGATCTACGTCAACCCCGAGGGCCCCAACGGCAATCCGGACCCGCTGGCCTCCGCCCGCGACATCCGCACCACCTTCGCCCGGATGGCGATGAACGACGAGGAGACGGTCGCGCTCATCGCCGGCGGCCACACCTTTGGCAAGACGCACGGGGCGGGGGACGCGGCCCACGTCGGTCCCGAGCCCGAGGCCGCGCCGGTCGAGGCCCAGGGCCTGGGCTGGCTCAGCTCCTACGGCTCCGGCAAGAACGGCGACACGATCACCTCCGGTCTGGAGGTGACCTGGACCTATCACCCCACCCGCTGGGACAACGAGTTCTTCCACATCCTCTTCGCCTACGAGTGGGAGCTCATGGAGTCGCCCGCAGGCGCCCACCAGTGGCGGCCGAAGAACGGCGCGGGCTCGGACATGGTCCCCGACGCCCACGACCGGACGAAACGTCGCGAGCCGCGCATGCTCACCTCTGACCTGGCGCTGCGCGCGGACCCCGCCTACGAGAAGATCTCCCGCCGGTTCCATGAGAACCCCGAGGAGTTCCGCCTCGCCTTCGCCAAGGCCTGGTACAAGCTGCTCCACCGCGACATGGGCCCGGTGTCGCGCTTCCTCGGACCCTGGGTGCCGGAGCCGCAGCTGTGGCAGGACCCGGTGCCGGCCGTCGAGGGCGAGCTAGTCGGCGAGGCCGACCTCGAGACGCTCAAGGGCAAGATCCTGGACTCGGGACTGTCCGTCTCTGAGCTTGTCTCGACCGCGTGGGCCTCGGCCGCGTCGTTCCGCACCACCGACAAGCGTGGCGGCGCCAACGGGGCGCGGGTGCGGCTGGAGCCGCAGCGCAACTGGGAGGTCAACCAGCCAGATCAGCTCTCCCGGGTGCTGGAGACGCTCGAGGGCATCCAGCAGGAGTTCAACGCCGCTGGCGGCGCGACCATCTCGATGGCCGACCTCATCGTGCTCGCCGGGTCGACGGCGGTTGAGCAGGCCGCCCGGGAGGCCGGTGTGGACGTCACGGTGCCCTTCTCGCCGGGCCGCGGCGACGCCTCGCAGGAGCAGACGGACGTGGAGTCCTTCCGGGTCCTGGAGCCGCGGGCCGACGGCTTCCGCAACTATGTGCGCCCGGGCGCACCCCTGCGCCCGGAGCAGTTGCTCGTCGACCGTGCCTACATGCTCGACCTGTCGGCGCCGGAGATGACCGTTCTGATCGGCGGGCTGCGCGCCCTCGGCAACAACGTCGGCGGGTCCCAGCACGGTGTCCTCACCGAACGTCCCGGCGTCCTCAGCAACGACTTCTTCGTCAACCTGCTCACCCCGGGCATGGAGTGGAAGGCCACCGGCGACCATGTCTACGAGATCCGGGACGCGGCCAGCGGCGAGGTGCGGTGGACCGCCACCGCGGTCGACCTCGTCTTCGGCTCCAACTCCCAGCTGCGGGCCCTGGCGGAGGTCTACGCCAGCGACGACGCCCAGGAGAAGTTTGTGCAGGACTTCGTCGCGGCCTGGACCAAGGTGATGGAGCTGGACCGCTTCGACCTGGTCTGA
- a CDS encoding chorismate-binding protein, with protein sequence MPRRALDQLLADPSGQSWAILWREGEDEAEILVGEVQDLERLHDIPRPTGEAPVLAMVPYRQIAERGFDAHDDGAPLRVLRPTLTGRVPVEDLVAALPTGPVEVTGERFSVSDEDYAATVARVIEEEIGEGEGANFVIRRDVVGHTGTDPSLAVLTWLRTLLLDERGAYWTFAVHTPGHSLVGATPERHVSVRDGRVSMNPISGTFRHPEREADPDGARLRASFAAFVADTKETEELFMVVDEEMKMMAEVCSEGGRITGPYLKQMAHLTHTEYLLDGRSDRDVRDVLRHTMFAPTVTGSPMENACTVIRRHEPTGRGYYSGVLALLDLDEDGGERLDAPILIRTAHVGGDGTVTVSAGATLVRHSDPVAECAETSAKARGVLAALGLRPRRDLGYAVDLADLPGVADSLAARNEALAPFWLAPQDSRPDPLLLGRRVLVVDAADAWTQMLAHMLRHLGMAAQVRRWEQVSTADVTRGPWDLVLFGPGPGDPTDRADPRVVRLRELLQARLDTVQPLLAVCLSHQVLCTLAGLQIGKLPSPHQGVQLPVDLWGDVRLIGFYNTFVALPPEDGRVPAVAGRELEMAVHRLGEGLGAADGASSRRDESVVALRGPGLASSQGHAESVLSRDGMITLHGLLRHALKPALPDP encoded by the coding sequence ATGCCGCGCCGTGCCCTGGATCAGCTGCTCGCCGACCCCTCCGGCCAGTCCTGGGCCATCCTGTGGCGCGAGGGCGAGGATGAGGCCGAGATCCTGGTGGGTGAGGTGCAGGACCTGGAGCGGCTGCACGACATACCCCGTCCGACCGGGGAAGCGCCGGTCCTGGCGATGGTGCCCTACCGCCAGATTGCCGAGCGCGGCTTCGACGCGCACGACGACGGCGCACCCCTGCGGGTGCTGCGCCCCACGCTGACCGGGCGGGTGCCGGTCGAGGACCTCGTCGCTGCGCTGCCGACGGGGCCGGTGGAGGTGACGGGGGAGCGGTTCAGCGTCTCCGACGAGGACTACGCGGCCACCGTCGCCAGGGTGATCGAGGAGGAGATCGGCGAGGGGGAGGGTGCGAACTTCGTCATCCGCCGGGACGTGGTGGGGCACACCGGGACCGACCCGTCGCTCGCCGTGCTCACCTGGCTGCGCACCCTGCTGCTCGACGAGCGGGGGGCCTACTGGACCTTCGCGGTGCACACCCCCGGCCACAGCCTCGTCGGCGCCACCCCCGAGCGGCACGTGAGCGTGCGCGACGGCCGGGTGTCGATGAACCCGATCTCCGGCACCTTCCGCCACCCCGAGCGCGAGGCGGATCCCGACGGAGCCCGCCTGCGCGCCTCCTTCGCTGCCTTCGTCGCCGACACCAAGGAGACCGAGGAGCTCTTCATGGTGGTCGACGAGGAGATGAAGATGATGGCTGAGGTCTGCTCGGAGGGTGGGCGGATCACCGGGCCCTACCTCAAACAGATGGCCCACCTGACGCACACCGAGTATCTGCTCGACGGTCGCAGCGACCGTGACGTGCGAGATGTGCTGCGGCACACGATGTTTGCTCCCACTGTCACCGGCTCGCCGATGGAGAACGCATGCACCGTCATCCGGCGGCACGAGCCGACCGGGCGCGGCTACTACTCCGGGGTGCTGGCCCTGCTGGACCTGGACGAGGACGGCGGGGAGCGGCTGGACGCGCCGATCCTCATCCGGACCGCCCACGTCGGCGGCGACGGCACGGTGACGGTCAGCGCCGGCGCCACCCTGGTGCGGCACAGCGACCCCGTCGCGGAGTGCGCGGAGACCTCCGCCAAGGCGCGTGGGGTCCTGGCCGCGCTGGGGCTGCGGCCACGCCGCGACCTGGGGTATGCCGTGGACCTGGCCGACCTTCCCGGGGTCGCCGACTCCCTGGCGGCCCGCAACGAGGCGCTGGCCCCCTTCTGGCTCGCACCGCAGGACTCTCGGCCTGACCCGCTCCTGCTCGGTCGCCGGGTGCTCGTGGTCGATGCGGCGGACGCCTGGACCCAGATGTTGGCGCACATGCTCCGGCACCTGGGGATGGCGGCGCAGGTGCGCCGTTGGGAGCAGGTCAGCACCGCCGACGTGACGCGGGGCCCGTGGGACCTGGTGCTCTTCGGGCCCGGCCCCGGCGACCCCACCGACCGTGCCGACCCGCGGGTCGTCCGGCTGCGCGAGCTGTTGCAGGCGCGGCTCGACACCGTTCAGCCGCTGCTGGCGGTCTGCCTGTCGCACCAGGTGCTGTGCACGTTGGCCGGGCTGCAGATCGGCAAGCTGCCCAGCCCGCACCAGGGCGTGCAGCTGCCGGTCGACCTCTGGGGCGACGTGCGCCTCATCGGCTTCTACAACACCTTTGTCGCACTCCCGCCCGAGGACGGGCGCGTGCCTGCGGTCGCTGGACGCGAGCTGGAGATGGCGGTGCACCGGCTCGGGGAGGGCCTCGGCGCTGCTGATGGGGCATCCAGCAGGCGCGACGAGTCCGTGGTCGCCCTGCGGGGCCCGGGTCTGGCCAGCAGCCAGGGGCACGCGGAGTCAGTGCTGTCCCGGGACGGGATGATCACCCTGCACGGCCTGCTGCGGCACGCACTGAAGCCAGCGCTGCCGGACCCGTGA
- the ilvD gene encoding dihydroxy-acid dehydratase, with the protein MPATDPPTAKGAAAPHTPDLKPRSRDVTDGLERAAARGMLRAVGMGDEDWVKPQIGVASSWNEITPCNLSLDRLAKAVKDGVHGGGGYPLEFGTISVSDGISMGHEGMHYSLVSREVIADSVETVMSAERLDGSVLLAGCDKSLPGMLMAAARLDLAAVFVYAGTILPGRARLSDGSEREVTIIDAFEAVGACARGLMPREDVDAIERAICPGEGACGGFYTANTMAAAAEALGMSLPGSAAPPATDRRRDGFARRSGEAVVGMLRAGLTARQILTKEAFENAVAVTMAFGGSTNAVLHLLAIAREADVDLTLEDFRRIGARVPHLADVKPFGRHVMVDIDRVGGIPVVMKALLDAGLLHGDVMTVTGRTLAQNLDDLDVPPLDGTVLRQLDNPIHATGGLTILDGTLAPGGAVVKSAGFDSDVFRGTARVFDGERSAMDALEDGTITAGDVVVIRYEGPKGGPGMREMLAITGAIKGAGLGKDVLLITDGRFSGGTTGLCVGHIAPEATDGGPIALVQDGDQIVLDVGGGRLDLEVEEGELARRRGAWSPPEPPDRARRGVLAKYVALVGSASQGAVTH; encoded by the coding sequence CTGCCGGCCACGGACCCGCCCACCGCAAAAGGGGCGGCGGCACCGCATACCCCTGACCTCAAGCCACGCTCGCGTGACGTCACCGACGGCCTGGAGCGGGCGGCGGCCCGCGGCATGCTGCGGGCCGTCGGGATGGGCGACGAGGACTGGGTGAAACCGCAGATCGGCGTGGCCAGCTCGTGGAACGAGATCACCCCGTGCAATCTGTCGCTGGACCGGCTGGCCAAGGCGGTCAAGGACGGGGTGCACGGGGGCGGTGGCTACCCGCTGGAGTTCGGCACCATCTCGGTCTCGGACGGCATCTCGATGGGCCACGAGGGCATGCACTACTCGCTGGTCTCCCGCGAGGTGATCGCCGACTCGGTCGAGACGGTGATGTCGGCCGAGCGGCTGGACGGCTCGGTGCTGCTCGCCGGGTGCGACAAGTCGTTGCCGGGCATGCTCATGGCCGCGGCGCGCCTCGACCTCGCCGCGGTGTTCGTGTATGCCGGCACGATCCTGCCTGGGCGGGCGCGGCTGTCCGACGGGTCGGAGCGCGAGGTGACCATCATCGACGCCTTCGAGGCGGTCGGCGCCTGCGCCCGGGGGCTGATGCCCCGCGAGGACGTGGACGCGATCGAGCGGGCGATCTGCCCCGGCGAGGGCGCGTGCGGGGGCTTCTACACCGCGAACACGATGGCCGCGGCCGCGGAGGCGCTGGGCATGTCCCTGCCCGGGTCCGCGGCGCCGCCGGCCACCGACCGGCGCCGAGACGGCTTCGCCCGCCGATCGGGGGAGGCGGTCGTGGGGATGCTGCGGGCCGGGCTCACCGCCCGGCAGATCCTGACCAAGGAGGCCTTCGAGAACGCCGTCGCGGTGACCATGGCCTTCGGCGGCTCGACCAACGCGGTGCTGCACCTGCTGGCGATCGCGCGCGAGGCTGACGTGGACCTCACGCTGGAGGACTTCCGCCGGATCGGCGCGCGGGTGCCGCACCTGGCCGACGTCAAGCCGTTCGGCCGGCACGTGATGGTCGACATCGACCGGGTCGGCGGCATCCCGGTGGTGATGAAGGCGCTGCTCGACGCTGGCCTGCTGCACGGCGATGTCATGACGGTCACCGGCCGCACCCTGGCGCAGAACCTCGACGACCTCGACGTGCCGCCCCTGGACGGCACGGTGCTGCGGCAGCTGGACAACCCGATCCACGCCACCGGCGGTCTGACCATCCTGGACGGCACGCTGGCGCCCGGGGGAGCGGTGGTGAAGTCGGCCGGTTTCGACTCCGACGTCTTCCGCGGCACCGCCCGGGTCTTCGACGGTGAACGATCGGCGATGGACGCCCTGGAGGACGGCACGATCACTGCCGGCGACGTGGTGGTCATCCGCTACGAGGGACCCAAGGGTGGCCCCGGCATGCGCGAGATGCTGGCCATCACCGGGGCCATCAAGGGTGCCGGCCTGGGCAAGGACGTGCTCCTCATCACCGACGGCCGCTTCTCCGGCGGCACGACCGGGTTGTGCGTGGGTCACATCGCACCGGAGGCGACCGACGGCGGCCCGATCGCCCTGGTGCAGGACGGTGACCAGATCGTGCTCGACGTGGGGGGCGGCCGCCTCGACCTCGAGGTCGAGGAGGGCGAGCTGGCCCGCCGCCGGGGCGCCTGGTCCCCACCTGAGCCGCCGGACCGGGCCCGCCGTGGCGTGCTCGCCAAGTATGTGGCCCTCGTCGGCTCCGCCTCGCAGGGTGCCGTCACGCACTGA